In the genome of Oxyura jamaicensis isolate SHBP4307 breed ruddy duck unplaced genomic scaffold, BPBGC_Ojam_1.0 oxyUn_random_OJ70769, whole genome shotgun sequence, one region contains:
- the LOC118159519 gene encoding uncharacterized protein PB18E9.04c-like, protein MTSTVISTTSAETSTTTSSTPGTSTGLMSTTVISTAVSTTSAETSMASSTTPGTSLGPTTFPETSTASSTAPGTSTAVTSTTSPETSTSSSSTPLTSTVASTTSSETSTASSITPGTSTGVTSTPLTSTSASTTSSGTSTVSSMPSETSTGLTSTTEISTLASTTSQESSTASSSTPGTSTGLTTTPVTSTMASTTSSETSTASSTSPGTSTGLTSTPLTSTSASTTSADTSTAFSTSPGTSTGLTSSAVTSAPASTMSSETSTASSTTPGSSSGPTSTPVTSTVAS, encoded by the coding sequence ATGACCTCAACTGTGATCTCCACCACCTCAGCTGAGACTTCCACGACCACATCCTCCACTCCAGGAACCTCCACAGGCCTCATGTCCACCACTGTGATCTCCACAGCTGTCTCTACAACCTCAGCTGAGACCTCCATGGCCTCCAGTACGACACCAGGAACCTCCCTTGGCCCCACCACCTTCCCGGAGACTTCCACTGCTTCCTCAACTGCTCCAGGGACCTCCACAGCAGTGACCTCCACCACTTCCCCAGAGACATCCACGTCCTCATCCTCCACTCCTCTGACCTCGACTGTggcctccaccacctcctcagAGACCTCCACGGCCTCCAGTATAACTCCAGGAACCTCCACAGGGGTCACCTCCACTCCTTTGACCTCCACATCCGCCTCCACCACATCCTCAGGGACCTCCACGGTCTCCTCAATGCCTTCGGAGACGTCCACAGGCTTAACCTCCACAACAGAGATCTCGACTCTGGCCTCCACCACGTCCCAAGAGTCATCCACAGCCTCCTCTTCCACGCCAGGGACCTCCACAGGCCTCACTACAACCCCCGTGACCTCCACAATGGCCTCCACCACCTCTTCCGAGACCTCCACGGCCTCCTCAACCAGTCCAGGCACCTCCACAGGCCTCACCTCCACTCCTTTGACTTCCACATCTGCTTCCACCACCTCAGCTGACACCTCCACGGCCTTCTCAACCTCTCCAGGCACCTCCACAGGCCTCACGTCCTCAGCAGTGACCTCTGCACCAGCTTCCACCATGTCCTCAGAGACCTCCACGGCCTCAAGTACAACTCCAGGAAGCTCCTCAGGCCCCACCTCCACACCCGTGACCTCCACAGTGGCCTCC